One Aspergillus oryzae RIB40 DNA, chromosome 2 genomic window carries:
- a CDS encoding SLC26/SulP family anion transporter (sulfate/bicarbonate/oxalate exchanger SAT-1 and related transporters (SLC26 family)), producing the protein MPGDLKTKIGHGAAKALGIKIPYRDPLGVHADPVTRGESMFSVGTIDTYSYLEPEPTPAEWLKEVCPSWHQVGRYFYNLFPFLSWITRYNLQWLLGDMIAGVTVGAVVVPQGMAYAKLANLPVEYGLYSSFMGVLIYWFFATSKDITIGPVAVMSTLTGKIVAEAQTKLPDVEGHVIASCLAIICGAVVCAMGLLRLGFIVDFIPLPAISAFMTGSAINICSGQVKDMLGETADFSTKDSTYLVIINTLKHLPSAKIDAAMGVSALAMLYIIRSGCNYGAKKFPRHAKVWFFVSTLRTVFVILFYTMISAAVNLHRRSNPRFKLLGKVPRGFQHAAVPQVNSRIISAFASELPASIIVLLIEHIAISKSFGRVNNYTIDPSQELVAIGVSNLLGPFLGGYPATGSFSRTAIKSKAGVRTPLAGVITAVVVLLAIYALPAVFFYIPKASLAGVIIHAVGDLITPPNTVYQFWRVSPLDAIIFFIGVIVTVFTTIEIGIYCTVCVSVAILLFRVAKARGQFLGRVTIHSVIGDHLVQDDGKYGSANSPNAASDDKDELSRSIFLPINHTDGSNPDVEVQQPYPGIFIYRFSEGFNYPNANHYTDYLVQTIFKHTRRTNPFSYGKPGDRPWNNPGPRRGKSEDDESHLPLLQAVILDFSSVNNVDVTSVQNLIDVRNQLDLYASPKTVQWHFAHINNRWTKRALAAAGFGFPSPDSDEGFQRWKPIFSVAEIEGSASAAAHAEMVNNRHTQHNIKSEDLEHGLKHDSETTERETHGIEESSDASSTREDKLQRDLKDSKAYRSRRRVAMVQGLNRPFFHIDLTSALQSALANAGEQPDPKMNVLDA; encoded by the exons ATGCCGGGCGATCTCAAAACCAAAATTGGTCACGGCGCGGCCAAGGCCTTGGGGATCAAGATCCCCTACCGTGATCCTCTCGGAGTTCATGCTGACCCAGTCACACGAGGCGAGTCGATGTTCTCCGTCGGAACGATCGACACATACTCCTATCTCGAGCCCGAACCCACTCCCGCTGAATGGCTGAAGGAAGTCTGCCCTAGCTGGCATCAGGTGGGCCGTTATTTTTACaaccttttccctttcctctcgTGGATTACGAGGTACAACTTGCAATGGTTGCTGGGAGATATGATTGCCG GCGTCACGGTCGGTGCTGTGGTCGTTCCGCAGGGAATGGCCTACGCTAAACTGGCAAACCTACCTGTAGAGTATGGTCTCTATTCCTCGTTCATGGGTGTTCTCATTTATTGGTTTTTTGCCACCTCAAAGGATATCACCATTGGT CCGGTGGCTGTCATGTCTACCCTTACAGGTAAGATAGTTGCCGAGGCGCAAACGAAGCTCCCAGATGTCGAAGGGCATGTAATCGCCTCCTGTTTGGCTATCATTTGTGGAGCCGTGGTTTGCGCTATGGGCCTGCTTCGGCTGGGATTTATCGTGGATTTCATTCCTCTGCCGGCAATTTCAGCTTTCATGACGGGTTCCGCCATCAATATCTGCTCCGGACAGGTCAAAGACATGCTGGGAGAGACGGCCGACTTCTCGACGAAAGATTCTACCTATCTGGTTATCATCAACACCCTCAAGCATCTTCCCTCCGCAAAAATCGATGCCGCCATGGGTGTCAGTGCTTTAGCTATGCTGTACATTATCCGTTCGGGTTGCAATTATGGCGCGAAGAAGTTCCCCCGTCATGCCAAGGTTTGGTTCTTCGTTTCGACTTTGCGCACAGTGTTCGTGATCTTGTTCTATACGATGATCAGTGCCGCTGTGAACTTGCACCGGCGGTCTAACCCGCGGTTCAAGCTCCTGGGTAAAGTTCCTCGTGGTTTCCAACATGCGGCTGTCCCTCAGGTAAATTCGAGGATCATCAGCGCATTTGCTAGCGAACTTCCTGCTTCGATTATTGTCCTGCTTATCGAACACATCGCTATCTCGAAATCCTTTGGCCGTGTCAACAACTACACAATTGATCCCTCTCAGGAGCTGGTTGCTATTGGTGTGTCGAACTTGCTTGGACCGTTCCTTGGTGGTTACCCAGCGACTGGATCGTTCTCCCGAACTGCAATCAAATCGAAAGCGGGTGTCCGCACCCCACTTGCCGGTGTTATTACTGCGGTTGTTGTCCTCCTCGCCATTTACGCTCTGCCCGCTGTCTTCTTTTACATCCCGAAAGCTTCCCTTGCTGGTGTCATCATTCATGCAGTCGGTGACCTCATTACCCCACCAAACACCGTTTACCAGTTCTGGCGCGTGTCCCCTCTGGATGCgatcattttctttatcgGTGTTATCGTGACTGTCTTCACCACGATTGAGATCGGCATTTACTGTACCGTTTGTGTGTCTGTTGCCATTCTGCTGTTCCGCGTCGCCAAGGCCCGCGGTCAATTCTTAGGAAGAGTCACTATCCACTCGGTGATCGGTGACCATCTGGTACAGGATGATGGGAAATATGGGTCTGCCAACTCCCCTAATGCTGCCAGCGATGACAAAGATGAATTGAGCCGGTCTATCTTCTTGCCTATCAACCACACGGACGGATCGAATCCCGATGTCGAGGTGCAGCAACCTTATCCTGGTATCTTCATCTACCGATTCTCGGAAGGATTCAACTACCCCAATGCCAATCACTACACCGATTATTTGGTCCAGACTATCTTCAAGCATACACGTCGCACAAATCCGTTCTCCTACGGTAAACCGGGTGATCGGCCATGGAATAATCCTGGCCCTCGCAGGGGCAAGTCTGAAGATGACGAGTCGCATTTGCCCTTACTGCAGGCTGTCATTCTTGACTTCTCATCCGTCAACAATGTTGATGTGACCTCGGTCCAGAACCTCATCGATGTCCGCAATCAACTCGACCTCTACGCTTCGCCTAAGACTGTGCAGTGGCACTTTGCTCATATTAACAACCGCTGGACGAAACGAGCCCTTGCAGCAGCAGGTTTCGGCTTCCCATCTCCGGACTCGGATGAAGGATTCCAGAGATGGAAGCCAATTTTCAGCGTGGCTGAGATCGAAGGCAGTGCCTCTGCCGCAGCTCATGCAGAGATGGTGAACAACAGACACACCCAGCATAACATCAAGAGCGAAGACCTCGAGCATGGCCTCAAGCACGATTCAGAGACCACCGAGCGTGAGACACACGGCATCGAAGAATCCTCCGATGCCAGCAGCACCCGGGAGGACAAGTTGCAACGGGACCTGAAGGATAGCAAGGCTTACCGCAGTCGCCGAAGGGTCGCTATGGTGCAGGGCCTCAACCGGCCATTCTTCCACATCGACCTGACTAGTGCACTGCAGAGTGCCTTGGCCAACGCGGGCGAGCAGCCGGACCCTAAAATGAATGTCCTTGATGCATAG
- a CDS encoding uncharacterized protein (nucleoside-diphosphate-sugar epimerases), with translation MSGQGVPENKHSKILVAGAAGFLGSHLVDLLLEKGHEVIGLDNFQTGFPNNLKHLISNAKFTLVRIPYRQRTTTDWAAWSSEVYGDPKVCPQPETYWGNVNPFGPRSCYDEGKRVGEALMYGYREQHGTDIRIARIFNTYGPRMAASDGRVVSSFIASALSGQPIQVTGDGSATRSFHGDGCGASSQYY, from the exons ATGTCTGGCCAGGGTGTACCAGAAAATAAACATTCCAAGATCCTGGTTGCTGGA GCTGCGGGGTTCTTAGGGTCACATCTTGTAGACCTTCTGCTAGAGAAAGGCCATGAGGTGATTGGTCTGGACAACTTCCAAACGGGCTTTCCCAACAACCTGAAACACTTAATTTCGAATGCCAAATTCACCCTCGTCCG CATCCCCTATCGGCAAAGAACAACTACTGATTGGGCCGCCTGGTCATCAGAGGTCTACGGAGATCCCAAGGTCTGTCCCCAACCGGAGACATACTGGGGGAATGTGAATCCCTTTGGTCCCCGGTCTTGCTATGATGAAGGCAAACGAGTCGGGGAGGCTCTAATGTATGGATATCGGGAACAGCATGGAACTGACATTCGGATTGCCCGTATTTTCAACACGTACGGACCGCGGATGGCTGCCTCGGATGGAAGGGTcgtttcttcattcattgcGAGCGCGTTATCGGGACAACCCATCCAAGTTACGGGCGACGGATCGGCGACCCGTTCATTCCA CGGAGATGGTTGCGGAGCTAGTAGCCAGTACTACTAG
- a CDS encoding uncharacterized protein (Methionyl-tRNA formyltransferase), whose protein sequence is MLTRLRSLNPDLIFSFYYRKILSVPVLETARRGCYNMHGSLLPHYRGRAPVNWALLHGETQTGATLHEMVRKPDAGAIVGQMAVPILPNDTASDVFSKVLVAAELVLCQTLPEIVRGTVVARKMDLRSGSYFGGRKPQDGLIDWGTMGARQIHNLVRAVTHPYPGAFMDTARGRITIWRTLVLDDSPTSSARPSLLQEGGQLRAIACDGGVLRIVHAELEGRLLDQETFTKVFGSSYPLPCILPNKAMPCGVVHTTRGRT, encoded by the coding sequence ATGCTTACGCGTCTGCGATCGCTGAACCCCGATCTGATCTTCTCGTTCTACTACCGCAAGATACTTAGCGTGCCGGTGCTAGAGACGGCGCGTCGTGGATGCTACAATATGCATGGCTCTTTGCTACCTCACTACCGTGGACGAGCCCCCGTCAACTGGGCCCTCCTGCACGGTGAAACCCAGACGGGCGCCACCCTCCACGAAATGGTCCGGAAGCCTGATGCAGGCGCTATTGTGGGGCAAATGGCAGTGCCTATCCTGCCCAATGATACGGCCTCGGATGTGTTTTCCAAGGTCTTAGTCGCGGCCGAGTTGGTGCTCTGCCAAACCCTCCCCGAGATAGTGAGGGGCACGGTGGTAGCGAGAAAGATGGATCTCAGATCCGGGTCCTACTTTGGGGGACGCAAACCACAGGAcgggttgattgattggggCACGATGGGAGCACGACAGATTCATAATCTTGTGCGAGCTGTGACCCATCCGTATCCGGGGGCGTTCATGGACACGGCGAGGGGACGAATCACGATTTGGCGCACGTTGGTGCTAGACGATAGCCCTACCTCTTCCGCTCGGCCTAGTCTGCTGCAGGAAGGAGGTCAGTTGCGAGCAATTGCTTGCGATGGAGGGGTTCTGCGGATTGTCCACGCTGAGTTGGAGGGGCGATTGTTGGACCAGGAGACTTTTACGAAGGTCTTCGGCTCCTCATACCCACTTCCTTGCATACTGCCCAATAAGGCCATGCCATGTGGCGTAGTCCATACAACGAGGGGCAGAACTTAA
- a CDS encoding dTDP-4-amino-4,6-dideoxygalactose transaminase (predicted pyridoxal phosphate-dependent enzyme apparently involved in regulation of cell wall biogenesis): MIPFSVPTVAGSELQYVEQAVRKGTLSGDGEYTVLCQNWLERKLPAAKVFLTPSGTAALDLAALVLNIQHGDEVIVPSYTYVSTANAFLLRGASLVFVDIAPETMNMDMEKLQDAITDKTRVIVPVHYAGVACDMDALLHIATERGIYIVEDAAQGLFSTYKGRALGTIGHIGCFSFHESKNVTAGGQGGAILINDPGLVEQAEIIKDKGTNRQKFLRGDVAHYTWQQAGASYTLSEIQAAYLWGQLEASDCIQSQRLEIWNFYYRELSKLGDDVPIVLPSVPSYCQHNAHIFFIRVKDGAQRREFITAMKDAGITVLAHYSPLHSTVPGAQGRHVLDRQDLATRESERLVRLPIFYTMTMEQARKVVETIKWYFMRRLTRI; the protein is encoded by the coding sequence ATGATACCGTTCAGCGTTCCTACAGTAGCGGGCTCAGAGCTGCAATATGTTGAGCAAGCGGTGCGGAAAGGCACCCTAAGTGGCGATGGAGAATACACCGTCTTATGTCAAAATTGGCTGGAAAGGAAATTGCCCGCCGCCAAAGTATTCCTTACTCCATCTGGGACTGCTGCCCTCGATTTGGCAGCATTGGTCCTGAACATTCAgcatggagatgaagtcattgtCCCCAGCTACACCTATGTTTCTACCGCCAATGCATTCCTACTTCGCGGGGCCTCGTTGGTGTTTGTGGATATTGCGCCCGAGACCATGaacatggacatggaaaagcTCCAAGATGCCATCACTGACAAGACCCGTGTGATCGTCCCGGTTCACTATGCTGGTGTCGCTTGCGATATGGATGCTCTTTTGCATATAGCCACCGAGCGAGGGATCTATATTGTGGAAGACGCCGCGCAGGGTTTGTTCTCAACCTATAAAGGTCGTGCGTTGGGCACAATTGGCCACATCGGGTGCTTCAGCTTCCACGAGAGCAAGAACGTGACAGCAGGCGGGCAAGGTGGCGCGATTCTGATCAACGACCCTGGCCTTGTCGAGCAAGCGGAAATTATCAAAGATAAAGGCACCAACCGCCAAAAGTTCCTGCGTGGGGACGTCGCCCACTATACCTGGCAACAGGCTGGGGCGAGCTATACCCTCAGCGAGATACAGGCCGCCTACCTTTGGGGCCAGCTTGAAGCGTCCGATTGCATACAAAGCCAACGTTTGGAGATCTGGAATTTCTACTACAGGGAATTATCTAAGCTAGGCGATGATGTACCAATTGTTCTACCCTCTGTACCATCTTACTGCCAGCACAATGCACATATCTTCTTTATAAGAGTGAAGGATGGAGCGCAGCGCAGAGAATTCATTACCGCCATGAAAGATGCAGGGATAACGGTTCTCGCCCATTATAGTCCTCTACACTCGACGGTCCCCGGCGCCCAAGGTCGGCACGTTCTTGATCGACAGGACCTCGCAACTCGCGAGAGCGAGAGGCTGGTTCGTCTTCCGATCTTCTATACGATGACTATGGAGCAAGCACGCAAGGTGGTTGAAACAATAAAGTGGTATTTCATGAGACGTTTGACTCGTATATAG
- a CDS encoding uncharacterized protein (sterol reductase/lamin B receptor): MLQNRASSATRVSSKPHLYLQADGKQQKSGNSFWGRRNHVSAFSGLLSLLFVIATSLFVLFLCVCLEHFDGSLRQGLYELLVHSSPTTLLRRYEPEISYGHVVAYTTWIVFQALLYSLLPGKTVYGPPTPGGNTLPYRVNGLLSWGITVGAVFLAACIGGAEVVASLAQNWAAVLAAANVYGLAVPALAVAKGHIWPTFKNDRRFSGSVFHDYMVGVELNPRLGQHWDLKMFQVGRLGMNSWVVIDLSFMAQQYLRYGSVSNSILIVVILHVIYVVDFFINEDWQVLLIPRTDHIAHDHFGFTLAWGTAVWLPMVYTVQAQYLALHPVDLSSLAFSAILITGLVSYVLFRLANHQKHLFRQTRGNCQIAGSKPRTIRAQYTTAKGKVHETSLLCSGCWGIVRHPNYVGDIVFSFCTCVCCGWSHVLPYMYFIYMTILLIHRCYRDEKRCLAKYGSKWEEYQRVVRWRMIPGLF; this comes from the exons ATGCTCCAGAATCGAGCATCATCCGCTACTAGGGTCAGCAGCAAACCACATCTCTATTTGCAAGCCGATGGAAAGCAGCAGAAATCGGGAAACAGTTTTTGGGGCCGTCGCAATCATGtttctgctttttctggcCTCCTCAGTTTGTTATTTGTAATTGCTACTTCCCTTTTCGTGCTATTTCTTTGCGTCTGCCTCGAGCATTTCGACGGCTCTTTACGGCAGGGCTTGTATGAGTTACTGGTTCATTCATCCCCGACAACCCTTCTTCGGCGCTATGAACCTGAAATATCCTATGGCCATGTGGTGGCGTATACGACCTGGATAGTCTTTCAGGCGCTGTTGTACTCCCTTCTCCCAGGGAAGACCGTCTATGGACCGCCAACACCGGGGGGCAATACGCTGCCCTACCGCGTGAACGGACTGTTGTCGTGGGGTATCACAGTTGGTGCAGTCTTCCTGGCCGCTTGTATAGGAGGTGCTGAGGTAGTTGCAAGCTTAGCCCAAAATTGGGCAGCCGTGTTAGCGGCAGCGAACGTCTATGGATTGGCAGTGCCTGCTCTGGCTGTGGCGAAGGGTCATATATGGCCCACCTTTAAGAACGATCGGAGATTTAGCG GCTCTGTTTTTCACGATTATATGGTTGGAGTCGAACTGAATCCCCGACTGGGTCAGCACTGGGATCTGAAGATGTTCCAAGTCGGCCGCCTAGGAATGAACTCATGGGTGGTGAT CGACCTATCTTTCATGGCTCAACAATACCTCCGTTACGGCTCAGTCTCTAACTCAATCCTTATTGTGGTCATTCTCCATGTTATCTACGTCGTTGACTTTTTCATCAACGAAGATTGGCAAGTTCTTCTGATTCCGCGCACTGATC ATATTGCCCATGACCACTTCGGTTTCACCCTAGCCTGGGGCACTGCCGTTTGGTTACCCATGGTCTACACCGTGCAAGCCCAGTATTTGGCCTTGCATCCAGTCGACCTCTCTTCATTGGCATTCAGCGCAATCCTTATAACAGGTCTCGTGAGCTACGTGCTATTTCGTCTCGCCAACCACCAGAAACACCTTTTCCGACAAACGCGGGGCAATTGTCAGATTGCCGGCAGCAAGCCTCGCACTATCAGGGCTCAATATACTACAGCGAAGGGGAAAGTCCACGAGACATCTTTGCTGTGTTCTG GGTGCTGGGGGATTGTGCGCCATCCCAACTACGTTGGTGAcattgttttctctttctgcacGTGTGTGTGTTGTGGCTGGTCCCATGTCCTACCATATATGTATTTCATTTATATGACTATCCTGCTGATCCATCGATGCTATCGTGATGAGAAGCGGTGCTTGGCTAAGTATGGATCGAAGTGGGAGGAGTATCAACGGGTGGtgcggtggaggatgataccCGGTTTATTCTAA